Sequence from the Cucumis sativus cultivar 9930 chromosome 1, Cucumber_9930_V3, whole genome shotgun sequence genome:
TAGCCATGGAAGCTCCACCAGAAGAGAAGGAATCACCACCTGAAGAGCAAAACCCCAAACCTTCCCTTTTCCCGCTCTCGTTCGTCGCCAACAATCCCCAGACTCAAAGCAATCCTTCCACTTCAAGCGTTCCGCAGTGGCTCTGCAACTCCAGCTTCACCACTGACCTAACTGTCATCAACGACGctctttcatctcaaaacaATGTCCATCCTTCCTGTTCCGCCGATAGCGAGCAGGAAGAGGCTGTGGAAGATGAAGGAGGTCCAAGTGGTAGACGCGAGGTGCAGAAGCCTTCTCGATCATATGAATTGCTGGAGTCTTCTGCTTCGGAGGACGATTCTGAGCatgagaagaggaagaagaggaagaagaagaagaggagacgGAGGCGGAATGAATCTGAAGAAAGAGGGGGATTTGGTGAATATGGTTCGAGAAAGTCTGATGTTCGGGCTTGGGCTGATGCCGATGGTAGACCTTCCAAGGATTATTACTTCGACTCTAATGGAGACCGGGACAATTTAGCATTCGGTTCTCTTTACAGGTATTTATGCCGAcgtaatttgattgttttgaatCCCTCTCTCTTGGTAGTTTTGGAGACGTGGAAGACGAGTTTAAACAGAGTTGAATATacttgttttgaaatttgaaaatacatgCTCACAATTTAATCAGATGGAGAAGAATTCAGCTAACAGAAATGCATATactagttttcattttctcttaaatAAACTGCGTGGAAGTTCAATCAATCTCCAGAACTTGTTTAAAGCACCCATTTCGCTAGTTGTGTAAATCCAATTCATATgtacaaagaaaagaatgaatctgataatttatctatttattcaTCTAAAGGCAATAAGATTACATCTACATTTAttcacaaaaaggaaaaaggggtAACCCCCAAGATAATGTTAGACTGAAAATTGTAACCTACAAACCCAAATTTCTTTGAAGCGGAAGCCAGGAATTCAGGACCTCTTTAACCTTGAGTACTTAAATATCTGTTGGAAGCGGCagaattaaatttgaagttttcaattttgagaAAGAACATTATGTTTGGAACTATTGCCGAGGCTTTTAGAATcagttttttcaatttctttttccatggAAGCTGAGCATCCCGAACTGGTTGCGAAGTTTACAGTTTGTTTTATCACAATACAGGATGGATGTTGCACGCTACAGACCACTCAACCGTGGGGAAAGACATGGACAGAATTTTCATGGATTTTCTCAGTGGAATAAAAGTAGTTCAGCCTTAGACAGAGATGCTGATGCTGATGTGTTGGATAATAAAGTGAAATCAGGTGGACGCTATTGGTCTGCGAAGAATGCAGCAATAGAGCGACATAAGAACTTCAAACGTGTCCGCATTGGTTTTTCTAGTAATACTTCGGACACATTATTGGATGATTTCATTCCTTTGTCAGATGTTCAAACATCGAATAATATTGAGGAATCTTGGGAGGATGAAGTGCTACGTAAAACGCGGgagtttaataaattaactagGGAGCATCCCCATGACGAGAAGGCTTGGTTAGCTTTTGCTGAGTTTCAAGACAAAGTTGCAGCTATGCAACCTCAGAAAGGTGCTCGCTTGCAAACCCTAGAGAAAAAGATTAGCATATTGGAAAAGGCTGCTGAGCTTAACCCAGAAAATGAGGAGTTATTGCTATACCTTTTAAAGACTTATCAGAACAGAGATAATATTGATGTGGTCATTAATAGATGGGAAAAGATACTGTTGCAGAATTCTGGGAGTTATAGGTTGTGGAGAGAGTTTTTGCATCTCATGCAAGGGGAGTTCTCTAGATTCAAGGTTTCAGATATGAGACAAATGTATGCACATGCAATTCAAGCTCTATCGGCTGCATGCAACCAGCACATTAGGCAGGTTCTCAAATCAAATGTCTATTTGTTCTTGGGGCATCACcctaattttcatattcttctcTGTTTTATCTAGCTTACTGAAGTTTTCTCGACATATGCTTCTATGAGGCGAAATATTAATCTGCCATGTTATTGGTATTTTATGGAGAGGAAATTTTGCCCTTTAATTGTATACTTCACTTGACTGACCATACTTTTATGTTATGTATAATGCCCATAGTTTTACTTGAAATTGTTTACAAGGGGTCCTCATTGCTTTTTGAGGGAATTTTGTCATCAATTTGCTAGATATAGGAAATAAGACTTGTTCAGTTGTGCTTTTACTTCTTGTTATACCTAATTTCCTCATTGCACCTTCTGATCCctattattcttcttctttttttcccttgttTGGACTTCTTTATTTagctcattgtataattctcttgtccATTGAgctcttattattattaataaagaagtttgtctccatttcaaaaaaattgcatGTACTTAGAATTCCAAATGGTTGctttttattacatttgaCTTCCTAGATATAATGAACCATACATCTTAGGAGACCAAGAGTACTACTTTACCATTTGACTTTTAGGCGAAGAGATGGCTTATTGCCCCTGTTATGCCCACCATTCATTCAAACACTCTTGTTACTGGAAACTgtgttaatattattaaatccAAGTTGGTTAATGAGTGTGATCGACAAAGATGTATCATGTATGtctatgtttttcttcttcaagctTTTACTCCTTTTTGGGTGGACACTTGCTTGTTTCCatcaaattttccttttccaatgTTCTTTAAGTTGTATGCGTACTAAAATTCTTATTAGAGCccatttcttttgtatttaaatgaATCTATTTATCACTTATATGGGGATAGATTCAactctcattttattttcttctctgtaTTTTTATCTTGTTTCTGTTCAATACAGGCCAATCAAATTGGCAAACCCTCAGTGGAGCATGATCTTATTCAACTAGAACTTGGTCTGGTTGATATTTTCATGAGTTTGTGCCGGTTTGAGTGGCAGGCTGGATATCAGGAGTTGGCTACGGCTTTATTTCAGGCTGAGATTgaatttagtttgttttgcCCTGCTTTACATTTAAATGATCGGAACAAACAAAGATTATTCGAACACTTCTGGAATACCGATGCTGAAAGAGTTGGTGAAGAAGGTGCCGTCGGTTGGTCTACATGGTtagaaaaagaggaggaaaatAGGCAAAAGGCTATGAGAGAGGAGGTCTTAGAGGCTGATGAAAAGGGTGGTTGGACTGGTTGGTTTAATCCTGCAccaaaagagaataaaaatagTGATGGCACAGGAACTACTGCAGAAATGGATGTAGCAGCAGAGGAGACTATGGAGGAATATGTGGAAGAAGATATTGAAAGAGAAGATAGCACGGAAGCTTTGCTCAAAATTCTAGGAATCAACACTGATGCAGGTGTTGATGAGGAGGTTAAGGACGCCTCAACTTGGGCTAGATGGTCAAAAGAAGAGTCATCAAGAGACTCTGAACAGTGGATGCCTGTCCGGGAAAGAACTGGTACCCTATCTCTGCCTGCACACTTTAGTTAATTTCTTACCAACTCTTTTGTTTCACATTTATTCTGATATGTATACATATAGATCAGTGATTCCCCATGAATCTTCATATTCtgaatattaaatatgattgaaCTACTTATGTTTACTGATTAAGAACGCCAAGCTTATATTTTTCTGAATTCATACTGTGAAACAGTAGATGTTATTCATGATGAAGGGATGCCTGATGGAGAAACAAACGAACAACTTTTAAgagttatattatatgaagATGTCAAAGAGTACCTGTTTTCATTGGTTTCAAGTGAAGCCCGCCTATCCTTAATCTATCAGCTAATTGAATTCTTTAGTGGAAAAATCTATTCAAGGTAAAAGCtatattatgtatttatttataagaaattaagaactatattattaaaaaggtTGAACTAGATTTTTGACAGTGAAGATACAGGTGGTGTATTAAGAATATATAGAAGTACAAAATAGATTGTTTGGTTGAATGTATAACAAGTGGTTTCTGGAGCGATTACTGTGGATGCCTGCCAATTCCCATTTTGCTTATGaggttaaaattttagaatggTTGGAATGGTTTTGCTTATAAGTATCATTTTGGTGATAGTACCACTATCGTTTCCAGGTTATTTATTTAGCAGAAGCTTTTATTGCTGCTAACTCTTGTCTTCACCGATCATCTCTTGGTTATG
This genomic interval carries:
- the LOC101210989 gene encoding nuclear exosome regulator NRDE2 isoform X3: MEAPPEEKESPPEEQNPKPSLFPLSFVANNPQTQSNPSTSSVPQWLCNSSFTTDLTVINDALSSQNNVHPSCSADSEQEEAVEDEGGPSGRREVQKPSRSYELLESSASEDDSEHEKRKKRKKKKRRRRRNESEERGGFGEYGSRKSDVRAWADADGRPSKDYYFDSNGDRDNLAFGSLYRMDVARYRPLNRGERHGQNFHGFSQWNKSSSALDRDADADVLDNKVKSGGRYWSAKNAAIERHKNFKRVRIGFSSNTSDTLLDDFIPLSDVQTSNNIEESWEDEVLRKTREFNKLTREHPHDEKAWLAFAEFQDKVAAMQPQKGARLQTLEKKISILEKAAELNPENEELLLYLLKTYQNRDNIDVVINRWEKILLQNSGSYRLWREFLHLMQGEFSRFKVSDMRQMYAHAIQALSAACNQHIRQANQIGKPSVEHDLIQLELGLVDIFMSLCRFEWQAGYQELATALFQAEIEFSLFCPALHLNDRNKQRLFEHFWNTDAERVGEEGAVGWSTWLEKEEENRQKAMREEVLEADEKGGWTGWFNPAPKENKNSDGTGTTAEMDVAAEETMEEYVEEDIEREDSTEALLKILGINTDAGVDEEVKDASTWARWSKEESSRDSEQWMPVRERTDVIHDEGMPDGETNEQLLRVILYEDVKEYLFSLVSSEARLSLIYQLIEFFSGKIYSRASSNNSSWMERILSLEVLPDDIVHHLRSVHDVLNKRQSSSSSSSMEVLIGSSDNLSQMSEMMKFLRNTILLCLTAFPRNYILEEAALIAEELFVTKMNSCSSSVTPCRSLAKSLLKSDRQDMLLCGVYARREATYGNIDHARKVFDMALASVESLPVQDQKSNAPLLYFWYAELELVNDHNNGHNSSNRAVHILSCLGSGTTYSPFKCQPSSLQLLRAHQGFKEKIREVRSTWLHGVIDDSSVALISSAALFEELTTGYNAGLEVLDQAFSMVLPERRKQSYQLEHLFNYYVKMLQRHHKQLSQLKVRESITHGLQFYPLNPELYSAFLEISYIYSVPSKLRWTFDDFCQKQPSLILWIFALSFEMGYGGSLHRIRRLFEKALENENLRHSVLLWRCYISYELNTACDPSSARRVFFRAIHSCPWSKKLWLDGFLKLNSVLSAKELSDLQEVMRDKELNLRTDIYEILLQDELVS
- the LOC101210989 gene encoding nuclear exosome regulator NRDE2 isoform X1, which codes for MEAPPEEKESPPEEQNPKPSLFPLSFVANNPQTQSNPSTSSVPQWLCNSSFTTDLTVINDALSSQNNVHPSCSADSEQEEAVEDEGGPSGRREVQKPSRSYELLESSASEDDSEHEKRKKRKKKKRRRRRNESEERGGFGEYGSRKSDVRAWADADGRPSKDYYFDSNGDRDNLAFGSLYRMDVARYRPLNRGERHGQNFHGFSQWNKSSSALDRDADADVLDNKVKSGGRYWSAKNAAIERHKNFKRVRIGFSSNTSDTLLDDFIPLSDVQTSNNIEESWEDEVLRKTREFNKLTREHPHDEKAWLAFAEFQDKVAAMQPQKGARLQTLEKKISILEKAAELNPENEELLLYLLKTYQNRDNIDVVINRWEKILLQNSGSYRLWREFLHLMQGEFSRFKVSDMRQMYAHAIQALSAACNQHIRQANQIGKPSVEHDLIQLELGLVDIFMSLCRFEWQAGYQELATALFQAEIEFSLFCPALHLNDRNKQRLFEHFWNTDAERVGEEGAVGWSTWLEKEEENRQKAMREEVLEADEKGGWTGWFNPAPKENKNSDGTGTTAEMDVAAEETMEEYVEEDIEREDSTEALLKILGINTDAGVDEEVKDASTWARWSKEESSRDSEQWMPVRERTVDVIHDEGMPDGETNEQLLRVILYEDVKEYLFSLVSSEARLSLIYQLIEFFSGKIYSRASSNNSSWMERILSLEVLPDDIVHHLRSVHDVLNKRQSSSSSSSMEVLIGSSDNLSQMSEMMKFLRNTILLCLTAFPRNYILEEAALIAEELFVTKMNSCSSSVTPCRSLAKSLLKSDRQDMLLCGVYARREATYGNIDHARKVFDMALASVESLPVQDQKSNAPLLYFWYAELELVNDHNNGHNSSNRAVHILSCLGSGTTYSPFKCQPSSLQLLRAHQGFKEKIREVRSTWLHGVIDDSSVALISSAALFEELTTGYNAGLEVLDQAFSMVLPERRKQSYQLEHLFNYYVKMLQRHHKQLSQLKVRESITHGLQFYPLNPELYSAFLEISYIYSVPSKLRWTFDDFCQKQPSLILWIFALSFEMGYGGSLHRIRRLFEKALENENLRHSVLLWRCYISYELNTACDPSSARRVFFRAIHSCPWSKKLWLDGFLKLNSVLSAKELSDLQEVMRDKELNLRTDIYEILLQDELVS
- the LOC101210989 gene encoding nuclear exosome regulator NRDE2 isoform X2, with the translated sequence MEAPPEEKESPPEEQNPKPSLFPLSFVANNPQTQSNPSTSSVPQWLCNSSFTTDLTVINDALSSQNNVHPSCSADSEQEEAVEDEGGPSGRREVQKPSRSYELLESSASEDDSEHEKRKKRKKKKRRRRRNESEERGGFGEYGSRKSDVRAWADADGRPSKDYYFDSNGDRDNLAFGSLYRMDVARYRPLNRGERHGQNFHGFSQWNKSSSALDRDADADVLDNKVKSGGRYWSAKNAAIERHKNFKRVRIGFSSNTSDTLLDDFIPLSDVQTSNNIEESWEDEVLRKTREFNKLTREHPHDEKAWLAFAEFQDKVAAMQPQKGARLQTLEKKISILEKAAELNPENEELLLYLLKTYQNRDNIDVVINRWEKILLQNSGSYRLWREFLHLMQGEFSRFKVSDMRQMYAHAIQALSAACNQHIRQANQIGKPSVEHDLIQLELGLVDIFMSLCRFEWQAGYQELATALFQAEIEFSLFCPALHLNDRNKQRLFEHFWNTDAERVGEEGAVGWSTWLEKEEENRQKAMREEVLEADEKGGWTGWFNPAPKENKNSDGTGTTAEMDVAAEETMEEYVEEDIEREDSTEALLKILGINTDAGVDEEVKDASTWARWSKEESSRDSEQWMPVRERTVDVIHDEGMPDGETNEQLLRVILYEDVKEYLFSLVSSEARLSLIYQLIEFFSGKIYSRASSNNSSWMERILSLEVLPDDIVHHLRSVHDVLNKRQSSSSSSSMEVLIGSSDNLSQMSEMMKFLRNTILLCLTAFPRNYILEEAALIAEELFVTKMNSCSSSVTPCRSLAKSLLKSDRQDMLLCGVYARREATYGNIDHARKVFDMALASVESLPVDQKSNAPLLYFWYAELELVNDHNNGHNSSNRAVHILSCLGSGTTYSPFKCQPSSLQLLRAHQGFKEKIREVRSTWLHGVIDDSSVALISSAALFEELTTGYNAGLEVLDQAFSMVLPERRKQSYQLEHLFNYYVKMLQRHHKQLSQLKVRESITHGLQFYPLNPELYSAFLEISYIYSVPSKLRWTFDDFCQKQPSLILWIFALSFEMGYGGSLHRIRRLFEKALENENLRHSVLLWRCYISYELNTACDPSSARRVFFRAIHSCPWSKKLWLDGFLKLNSVLSAKELSDLQEVMRDKELNLRTDIYEILLQDELVS